One stretch of Natronobacterium gregoryi SP2 DNA includes these proteins:
- a CDS encoding arginine--tRNA ligase: MLYHIRQDLITGLREATVEAGYDYDVDISDVEVEDITDEEKGEFSSPLSFSIAAEAGEPPVDVAETIAKAHRTNGLPDGIETVSVEGGHINYHTQKDAIANETLSKIVDGGTKYGAKTVSDPDTILADVSAPNIAKPLHVGHLRNTILSDAVMNVLETRGHDVIRDNHLGDWGVQFGNLMHEYTEFGDEAALESDPIDHLLDLYQQFEQRDSMLADLEEKEIVTDRFTEAVEEERDHHTENGKEWFARLEQKDEQAVDLWETFRDVSIDRFEETYDDLGVEFDVWIGESFYAREGWNDAVIEKALEDDVAMRDEDGAVYIPIYPDDYENVGNPDAADVDPSLDRARELLEESDGIEDADFEPFYIVKSDGSTLYGTRDLATIKYRLDEYDADQSVYVVANEQDRYFQQLFVAARKMGYGDVKLEHIDYGLISLPEGSMSTRKGQIITAREVLDRARDRAEAIVEEKGRSADDNVQDVANKIALATVKYEMVASKRARDITFDIDESVSLEGDTGPYVQYAATRGYSILDGAETVPAVDDVDPSNFNATDMELLYELAQFPLVLERCEERYDAAPLAHYLLGLAHVFNSFYHKNQVLESETARDERLVLTEATTQVFENGLELLGIDVLEQM, translated from the coding sequence ATGCTTTATCACATTCGACAGGATTTGATTACCGGGCTCCGCGAGGCGACGGTAGAGGCGGGCTACGACTACGATGTCGATATCTCGGACGTCGAAGTCGAAGATATCACCGACGAGGAAAAAGGAGAGTTCTCCTCGCCGCTCTCGTTTTCGATCGCCGCCGAAGCCGGCGAACCACCCGTCGACGTCGCAGAAACGATCGCCAAAGCCCACCGTACCAACGGACTCCCCGACGGAATCGAGACCGTAAGCGTCGAAGGCGGCCACATCAATTACCACACCCAGAAAGACGCAATCGCAAACGAAACCCTCTCGAAGATCGTCGACGGCGGAACGAAGTACGGAGCCAAAACGGTCTCCGATCCAGATACGATCCTCGCAGACGTCTCCGCCCCGAACATCGCCAAACCGCTCCACGTCGGCCACCTTCGGAACACGATCCTCAGCGATGCCGTAATGAACGTCCTCGAGACTCGAGGCCACGACGTCATCCGTGACAACCACCTCGGTGACTGGGGCGTCCAATTCGGGAACCTGATGCACGAGTACACGGAGTTTGGCGACGAAGCGGCACTCGAGTCGGACCCGATCGACCATCTGCTCGATCTGTACCAGCAGTTCGAACAGCGTGACTCGATGCTTGCGGATCTCGAAGAAAAAGAAATCGTGACCGATCGCTTCACGGAAGCGGTCGAAGAAGAACGCGACCACCACACCGAAAATGGCAAAGAGTGGTTTGCCCGCCTCGAGCAGAAAGACGAGCAGGCGGTCGACCTCTGGGAGACGTTCCGTGACGTGAGCATCGACCGCTTCGAAGAGACCTACGACGACCTCGGCGTCGAGTTCGATGTCTGGATCGGTGAGAGTTTCTACGCCAGAGAAGGCTGGAACGACGCCGTCATCGAGAAGGCACTCGAGGACGACGTTGCCATGCGGGACGAAGACGGGGCGGTGTACATTCCGATCTACCCGGACGACTACGAGAACGTCGGCAACCCGGACGCAGCCGACGTCGACCCGTCGCTCGACCGTGCACGTGAACTACTCGAGGAGAGTGACGGCATCGAAGACGCCGATTTCGAGCCGTTCTACATCGTCAAGTCCGACGGATCGACGCTGTACGGAACTCGGGATCTGGCGACGATCAAGTACCGACTCGACGAGTACGACGCAGACCAGTCCGTCTACGTCGTCGCGAACGAACAGGACCGTTACTTCCAGCAACTGTTCGTCGCCGCCCGAAAGATGGGGTACGGCGACGTCAAACTCGAACACATCGATTACGGCCTGATTAGCCTGCCCGAGGGGAGCATGTCGACCCGCAAGGGACAGATCATCACCGCTCGAGAAGTACTCGACCGTGCGCGAGATCGCGCCGAAGCGATCGTGGAAGAGAAAGGCCGCAGCGCCGACGACAACGTACAAGACGTCGCGAACAAGATTGCACTGGCGACGGTCAAGTACGAGATGGTCGCGTCCAAACGAGCACGCGATATCACGTTCGACATCGACGAGTCCGTGTCACTCGAGGGTGATACGGGGCCATACGTCCAGTACGCAGCGACCCGTGGCTACAGCATCCTCGACGGTGCGGAAACCGTTCCGGCCGTCGACGACGTCGATCCGTCGAACTTCAACGCGACGGACATGGAACTGCTGTACGAACTCGCCCAGTTCCCGCTCGTCCTGGAGCGCTGCGAAGAGCGCTACGACGCGGCACCGCTTGCTCACTATCTCCTCGGACTCGCCCACGTCTTCAACTCCTTTTACCACAAGAACCAGGTGCTTGAGTCCGAGACGGCAAGGGACGAACGACTCGTGTTGACCGAAGCGACGACGCAAGTCTTCGAGAACGGACTCGAGTTGCTCGGTATCGACGTCCTCGAGCAGATGTAA
- the pyrI gene encoding aspartate carbamoyltransferase regulatory subunit yields MSNDEHLRVSKIKDGTVIDHIRAGQALKVLGILGIDGANDEQITVGMNVSSDRHSRKDIVKIEGRELSQEEVDVLSLIAPNATINIVRNYEVAEKRRVDRPDVVEGVLSCPNPNCITANNEPVTSKFDVLEDGTRCRYCEQIISDDIPSLIDPE; encoded by the coding sequence ATGAGTAACGACGAACACCTCCGCGTCAGCAAGATCAAGGACGGGACCGTCATCGACCACATTCGTGCCGGGCAGGCACTCAAGGTCCTTGGCATCCTGGGGATCGACGGAGCGAACGACGAACAGATTACCGTCGGGATGAACGTATCGTCGGATCGTCACAGCCGCAAAGATATCGTCAAGATCGAAGGCCGAGAGCTGAGCCAGGAGGAAGTCGACGTCCTCTCGCTGATCGCACCGAACGCGACGATCAACATCGTCCGGAACTACGAAGTCGCAGAAAAACGTCGCGTCGACCGCCCCGACGTCGTCGAGGGAGTCCTCTCCTGTCCCAATCCTAACTGCATTACCGCCAACAACGAGCCCGTCACCTCCAAGTTCGACGTCCTCGAGGACGGGACGCGATGTCGGTACTGTGAGCAGATCATCAGCGATGACATCCCGTCGCTGATCGATCCCGAGTAG
- the pyrB gene encoding aspartate carbamoyltransferase: MHLDHLVTSKQLTRTDIETVLDRAAEIDADPSSVADRYTDTVLGLLFFEPSTRTKMSFDTAMKRLGGDIVDMGSVESSSVKKGETLADTVRVIEGYADALVLRHPQQGSAQMASEFVDVPLVNAGDGAGHHPTQTLLDLYTIRENASLEDLTIGVMGDLKYGRTVHSLAHALTNFDADQHFISPESLQLPREVVYDLHQEQEGAQIREHDSLEEILPELDVLYVTRIQRERFPDENEYQKVAGEYQIGPDHLEAASDDLTIMHPLPRVDEIAPSIDETDHAAYFEQAHNGVPVRMALLDLLLSGDGGDDDE, from the coding sequence ATGCATCTCGACCACCTCGTCACGAGCAAGCAACTTACGCGGACGGACATCGAGACCGTCCTCGACCGCGCAGCCGAAATCGACGCCGATCCGTCGTCAGTTGCCGACCGCTACACCGACACCGTACTCGGTCTCCTCTTTTTCGAGCCGAGTACGCGCACCAAGATGAGCTTCGACACCGCGATGAAACGCCTCGGCGGTGACATCGTCGACATGGGCTCGGTCGAATCCTCGAGCGTCAAGAAGGGGGAGACGCTCGCGGATACGGTTCGAGTCATCGAAGGATATGCCGACGCACTGGTGTTGCGACATCCCCAGCAGGGGTCGGCCCAGATGGCAAGCGAGTTCGTCGACGTCCCGCTGGTAAACGCGGGCGACGGTGCCGGCCACCATCCCACACAGACACTGCTCGACCTCTATACCATTCGGGAGAACGCCAGCCTCGAGGACCTGACGATCGGGGTCATGGGGGATCTGAAGTACGGACGGACCGTCCACTCGCTGGCTCACGCGCTGACGAACTTCGACGCCGACCAGCACTTCATCAGTCCCGAGAGCCTCCAACTCCCTCGAGAGGTCGTCTACGATCTCCACCAAGAACAGGAGGGAGCCCAGATCCGAGAACACGACTCCCTCGAGGAGATTCTGCCGGAACTGGATGTCCTCTACGTCACCAGAATCCAGCGCGAGCGGTTCCCCGACGAAAACGAGTACCAGAAGGTCGCCGGCGAATACCAGATCGGTCCCGACCATCTCGAGGCGGCCAGCGACGATCTGACGATCATGCATCCGCTCCCGCGGGTCGACGAGATCGCACCGTCGATCGACGAAACCGACCATGCGGCGTACTTCGAACAGGCCCACAACGGGGTTCCGGTCCGGATGGCACTGTTGGATCTGCTTCTCTCCGGTGATGGAGGTGATGACGATGAGTAA
- a CDS encoding phosphopantetheine adenylyltransferase, protein MKVAVAGTFGPIHDGHRKLFDHALRFGTDGIVVGLTSEAFATATRTEPREIPPFDRRREAVADTFAALDDRGRDVEIRELESEHAIAADEPSIDALVVSPETATELTIINRLRRGRGYEPLTGIVAPYVLAEDGERISSTRVVAGEIDEHGCLLE, encoded by the coding sequence ATGAAGGTCGCCGTCGCCGGCACGTTCGGTCCGATCCACGACGGTCACCGCAAACTGTTCGATCACGCGCTTCGCTTCGGGACGGACGGCATCGTCGTCGGACTGACCAGTGAAGCGTTCGCGACGGCAACGCGGACCGAGCCCCGTGAGATCCCGCCCTTCGATCGACGACGAGAAGCCGTCGCCGACACCTTCGCCGCACTCGACGACCGAGGCCGGGACGTCGAAATTCGCGAACTCGAGAGCGAACACGCCATCGCCGCAGACGAGCCATCAATCGACGCACTGGTCGTCTCGCCCGAAACAGCAACGGAACTCACGATCATAAATCGGCTTCGGCGCGGGCGAGGGTACGAGCCGTTGACGGGTATCGTCGCCCCGTACGTGCTCGCCGAGGACGGCGAGCGGATCTCTTCGACGCGCGTGGTCGCAGGTGAGATCGACGAGCACGGATGCTTGCTCGAGTAA
- a CDS encoding universal stress protein, giving the protein MHVLVPIDDSDPAREAFERAITTAPDAAITALHVVEPSVAAYRSDDGPYGVQLPVTAEADHLEAVFDPVRALASEHDVSLTTEVLVGSPARSIVDVATEADVDRIVIGSHGRTGVSRVLLGSVAERVVRRAPVPVTVVR; this is encoded by the coding sequence ATGCACGTCCTCGTCCCGATCGACGACTCCGATCCCGCCCGCGAGGCGTTCGAACGCGCAATCACGACTGCCCCCGACGCTGCGATCACCGCACTACACGTCGTCGAACCGTCGGTCGCCGCGTACCGAAGCGACGACGGCCCGTACGGCGTCCAGTTGCCCGTGACAGCCGAAGCTGATCATCTCGAGGCAGTGTTCGACCCCGTGCGGGCACTCGCAAGCGAACACGACGTCTCGCTGACGACTGAGGTTCTCGTCGGCTCGCCGGCCCGGTCTATCGTCGATGTTGCGACCGAGGCTGATGTCGACCGGATCGTCATCGGTAGCCACGGGCGGACTGGTGTCTCGCGTGTCCTGCTCGGAAGCGTCGCAGAGCGGGTCGTCCGGCGCGCGCCAGTGCCCGTGACCGTCGTCAGGTAG
- a CDS encoding universal stress protein has product MYDTILVPTDGSDPANQATEHALTLADRYDADVYVMYCVETHRYGEHALSSADIVLNRLEEQGQAMLEEVTDRANSAGIDCEYTICHGRPWEEVQNKADEFDADLVVIGFQGQSHTRSGKIGSVAERVVRTADRPVLTA; this is encoded by the coding sequence ATGTACGACACGATACTCGTCCCCACGGATGGCAGTGATCCGGCGAACCAGGCGACCGAGCACGCGCTAACACTTGCGGATCGATACGATGCCGACGTGTACGTGATGTACTGCGTCGAAACCCACCGGTACGGCGAACACGCGTTGAGTAGCGCCGATATCGTCCTCAACAGACTCGAAGAACAGGGCCAGGCGATGCTCGAGGAAGTCACAGACCGAGCAAACAGCGCGGGGATCGACTGTGAGTACACCATCTGTCACGGTCGTCCGTGGGAGGAAGTCCAAAACAAAGCCGACGAGTTCGACGCGGATCTGGTCGTCATCGGTTTCCAGGGACAGAGCCACACACGGTCGGGGAAGATCGGTAGCGTCGCGGAACGCGTCGTCAGGACGGCAGATCGGCCAGTGTTGACCGCCTGA
- a CDS encoding universal stress protein has protein sequence MYDTILVATDGSDVANRATDRAIDLASTFDAELHVVFVVDTRRYGSSMLSESDDVVDDVERRGQEILSDVETRAAVAVTGAVRRGRPHDEIGAYADAIDADLIVLGNRGLGKGGKIGSTAERVVRYVDRPVMTA, from the coding sequence ATGTACGATACGATTCTCGTCGCTACGGACGGAAGCGATGTAGCGAACCGGGCGACCGACCGTGCGATCGACCTCGCGTCGACGTTCGACGCCGAACTCCACGTCGTTTTCGTGGTCGATACGCGACGCTACGGGAGTTCGATGCTGTCGGAATCGGATGATGTCGTCGACGACGTCGAGAGACGGGGGCAGGAAATCCTCTCCGACGTCGAGACGCGAGCAGCGGTCGCCGTAACCGGAGCGGTTCGGCGTGGCCGCCCACACGACGAGATTGGGGCGTACGCGGACGCGATCGACGCAGACCTGATCGTGCTCGGCAATCGCGGACTCGGCAAGGGCGGCAAGATCGGAAGCACGGCGGAACGGGTCGTCAGATACGTCGACCGGCCGGTGATGACGGCTTGA
- a CDS encoding universal stress protein, which produces MTVGGERVAMISVDTVLVPTDGSQGAEATIDHAIDLARTYDAAVHALYVVDPGTELADLDADQREDLSAPSERLGREATITITNQVEEHGLETARAVHEGIAHREILAYADEHDVDLIAMGTHGRTGRERARLGSTTERVISLGDVPVLSVRLSDEEVPSAGFDRIVVPTDGSDAAERAARRALELAQRYDAEVRVVYVVDTTIYSLEDAPGSIVGLLTEGGQTATETIAEMARERELSVRTAVRRGVPAADLLEYAAAVDADLVTMGTRGRAAGAESDRLLGSTTARVVARSPVPVLAVD; this is translated from the coding sequence ATGACCGTCGGCGGTGAACGAGTCGCCATGATCTCCGTCGACACCGTTCTCGTCCCGACCGACGGCAGCCAGGGAGCCGAAGCGACGATCGACCACGCAATCGACCTGGCTCGAACGTACGATGCGGCCGTTCACGCCCTCTACGTCGTCGACCCCGGAACCGAACTGGCCGACCTCGATGCCGACCAGCGCGAGGACCTGTCCGCGCCGTCCGAACGACTGGGCCGCGAGGCGACGATCACGATAACGAACCAGGTCGAAGAGCACGGACTCGAAACCGCTCGAGCGGTCCACGAAGGCATCGCTCACCGCGAGATTCTCGCTTACGCCGACGAACACGATGTGGACCTGATTGCGATGGGAACTCACGGACGGACCGGTCGCGAACGAGCGCGTCTCGGGAGTACGACCGAGCGCGTGATCTCGCTCGGTGACGTCCCAGTGCTCTCGGTACGGCTGTCAGACGAGGAGGTTCCGTCCGCCGGATTCGACCGCATCGTCGTCCCCACGGACGGCAGCGACGCCGCCGAACGCGCCGCACGGCGCGCACTCGAACTCGCACAGCGGTACGACGCCGAGGTTCGCGTCGTCTACGTCGTCGATACGACGATCTACAGTCTCGAGGACGCCCCGGGGAGTATCGTCGGCTTGCTCACCGAGGGTGGGCAGACGGCGACGGAGACGATCGCGGAGATGGCTCGAGAGCGAGAGCTCTCGGTTCGGACCGCCGTCAGGCGTGGAGTGCCGGCCGCCGACCTGCTCGAGTACGCTGCGGCCGTCGACGCGGACCTCGTCACCATGGGCACCCGCGGACGGGCCGCCGGAGCCGAAAGCGATCGGCTGCTGGGGAGTACGACGGCCCGCGTCGTTGCGCGGTCTCCAGTGCCGGTGCTCGCAGTCGACTAA
- a CDS encoding universal stress protein, translated as MIGAHGRPDEHRSIAGGVSEVVVRRAPVPVSVVR; from the coding sequence GTGATCGGTGCCCACGGCAGACCGGACGAACATCGATCGATTGCGGGGGGCGTCTCCGAGGTCGTCGTCCGGCGGGCCCCGGTCCCCGTCTCGGTCGTCAGGTGA
- a CDS encoding universal stress protein, translating into MSRTVLVPIDGSPLSVRSLRHAFREFPDAAVVASHVVDLFDPDNGVGSVADASLGVRADDRQRRVGQRSRGGDGAAVRRTRGSRRGVRPSRTLVIPRDSSSTMRRSKTSTTS; encoded by the coding sequence ATGTCCAGGACGGTTCTCGTTCCGATCGACGGATCGCCGCTTTCAGTCCGGTCGCTTCGGCACGCATTCCGGGAGTTTCCCGACGCTGCGGTGGTCGCCTCCCACGTCGTCGATCTCTTCGACCCGGACAACGGCGTGGGATCGGTCGCCGACGCATCCCTCGGTGTACGAGCCGATGATCGGCAGCGACGAGTGGGACAGCGCAGTCGAGGAGGCGACGGAGCAGCTGTTCGACGAACTCGAGGCAGTCGCCGCGGAGTACGACCGAGTCGGACATTGGTGATCCCGCGCGACTCGTCGTCGACTATGCGACGGAGCAAGACGTCGACCACGTCGTGA
- a CDS encoding dienelactone hydrolase family protein: MPTTNDTTIPVGDVELEGDLVVPDDADGIVVFAHGSGSSRKSPRNNYVAEVLRDRGLGTLLFDLLTEAEDQHRENRFDIQLLTDRLVAVTEWLDGRIEKERSYGYFGSSTGAAAALRAAARRPDTGAVVSRGGRVDLAEQRLAGVTAPTLLLVGGEDEHVLRLNREATESVAAVSELHVVEGAGHLFEEPGELEEVADVAADWFERFLR; this comes from the coding sequence ATGCCCACCACGAACGACACCACCATCCCTGTCGGCGACGTCGAACTCGAGGGTGACCTCGTCGTTCCCGACGACGCCGACGGTATCGTGGTCTTCGCTCACGGGAGTGGAAGTAGTCGAAAGAGCCCGCGAAACAACTACGTTGCGGAGGTGCTTCGCGACCGCGGTCTGGGGACGTTGCTGTTCGACCTGCTGACCGAAGCCGAAGACCAGCACCGCGAGAACCGGTTCGACATCCAGCTTCTGACCGACAGACTGGTCGCGGTCACCGAGTGGCTCGACGGCCGGATAGAGAAAGAACGTAGCTACGGGTACTTCGGCTCGAGCACTGGTGCAGCGGCTGCGTTGCGGGCCGCCGCTCGCCGGCCAGACACGGGAGCCGTCGTCTCCCGTGGCGGCCGGGTCGACCTCGCCGAACAGCGTCTGGCCGGCGTCACAGCACCGACCCTGCTGCTCGTCGGCGGCGAGGACGAGCACGTACTCCGACTCAACCGGGAGGCGACCGAGTCAGTGGCTGCAGTGTCCGAACTGCACGTCGTCGAGGGAGCCGGCCACCTCTTCGAGGAGCCGGGGGAACTCGAGGAGGTCGCCGACGTCGCGGCCGACTGGTTCGAGCGGTTTCTCCGGTAG
- a CDS encoding Hsp20/alpha crystallin family protein, protein MTTDDNPFRNLEQQFERMQRQFEDALELWDVDQFGMPATDAGATTTLGIDLADHGEEFVLTADVPGFDKEDVELRLSDDTIHVTAERAQELTEAEDDGFYLRSERERQSMSRSVRLPEPVDADAIAATYRNGVVTVTLPKREPSEPAGRSIDIE, encoded by the coding sequence ATGACAACCGACGATAACCCATTCAGGAACCTCGAGCAGCAGTTCGAACGCATGCAACGACAGTTCGAAGACGCCCTCGAGCTGTGGGATGTCGACCAGTTCGGGATGCCGGCGACCGACGCCGGGGCGACGACCACGCTGGGGATCGATCTGGCAGATCACGGCGAGGAGTTCGTCCTGACGGCCGACGTGCCGGGATTCGACAAGGAAGACGTCGAACTCCGGCTGTCGGACGACACGATCCACGTCACCGCAGAGCGCGCACAAGAACTAACCGAAGCAGAAGACGACGGGTTCTACCTCAGAAGCGAGCGTGAACGGCAGTCGATGAGTCGATCGGTTCGGCTGCCAGAGCCGGTCGACGCGGACGCGATCGCGGCGACTTACCGGAACGGCGTCGTTACCGTGACGCTCCCGAAACGAGAGCCGTCCGAACCCGCTGGCAGGTCGATCGACATCGAGTAA
- a CDS encoding membrane protein, producing the protein MMATTHALWGMALAVPVFAVAPEFAPAAALAGLVGGLAPDLDLYTGHRKTLHFPVYASITAIPAVALAVIATSAWTVALAVFLAAVALHAASDTLGGGLELRPWQGTSDRAVYSHYHGRWLRPRRWVRYDGAPEDLAVAGVAALPLLAVGDAVVTALTLALVGISTIYVLLRKRLAEIARLLASLLPAPVRPYVPERYLEP; encoded by the coding sequence ATGATGGCGACGACCCACGCACTCTGGGGAATGGCTCTCGCGGTCCCCGTCTTCGCTGTTGCCCCCGAGTTCGCACCAGCCGCGGCTCTTGCAGGGTTAGTCGGCGGACTCGCGCCCGATCTCGACCTCTATACGGGTCACCGGAAGACGCTTCATTTCCCGGTCTATGCGTCGATCACCGCGATTCCGGCGGTCGCACTCGCCGTGATCGCCACCTCCGCGTGGACCGTGGCGCTTGCGGTCTTTCTCGCAGCAGTCGCCCTCCACGCGGCGAGCGACACCCTCGGTGGCGGTCTCGAGCTTCGCCCCTGGCAGGGCACCTCCGATCGTGCAGTCTACAGCCACTACCACGGCCGGTGGCTCCGACCACGACGGTGGGTGCGGTACGACGGTGCCCCCGAAGACCTGGCAGTCGCCGGCGTCGCGGCCCTGCCGCTGCTCGCCGTCGGGGACGCGGTCGTGACTGCTCTCACGCTCGCGCTCGTCGGCATCTCCACGATCTACGTCCTCCTGCGGAAACGGCTGGCCGAAATCGCAAGACTGCTCGCGTCCCTGTTGCCAGCTCCGGTCCGACCATACGTCCCCGAACGGTACCTCGAGCCCTGA
- a CDS encoding universal stress protein, whose amino-acid sequence MNLLVAIDGSNESTEALDYAIDIADAMDGSITVAHAVNPTVFDEGGTEPLASLSDADQRLIVEGVADAEQRALGVLEEAVEFATGHGHDVESELLYGDPATEIAEYADEEEVDAIFVGHRGRTERVELMVGSVAKALVERAPVPVTVVR is encoded by the coding sequence ATGAACCTGCTCGTAGCAATCGACGGCTCTAACGAGTCGACCGAGGCACTCGACTACGCCATCGACATCGCAGATGCGATGGACGGCTCGATTACGGTTGCCCACGCGGTCAACCCGACCGTCTTCGACGAAGGCGGCACCGAACCGCTCGCGTCGCTTTCGGACGCAGACCAGCGCCTGATCGTCGAGGGCGTCGCCGACGCCGAACAGCGGGCACTCGGCGTCCTCGAGGAAGCGGTCGAGTTCGCCACCGGCCACGGCCACGACGTCGAGAGCGAACTGCTGTACGGCGATCCGGCGACCGAGATCGCCGAGTACGCCGACGAAGAAGAGGTCGACGCGATCTTCGTCGGTCACCGTGGACGGACCGAACGGGTAGAACTGATGGTCGGGAGCGTCGCAAAAGCGCTCGTCGAACGAGCGCCTGTTCCAGTGACGGTCGTACGGTGA
- a CDS encoding universal stress protein — MYDDILIATDGSDAATTAATAGIALARTLGATVHALSVVEDETDETRRKRRREHAETVANRAIDAGCEADSAVLTGQAASEIREYAATADVDVIVVGTHGRTGLRQALLGSVALEVIRDARLPVLTVGSDATWDCEKSPIEDLCLATDGATGATAATSHALSVADACDARLHALYAVDVDPDSPELHEAFEKHGERTTAEVAEQAQERGLETSQHVEHGPATDVVLEYTDAETVDLLVMGTESKSTLERLVVGSVSQRVVPNADVPVLTVRTVESS, encoded by the coding sequence ATGTACGACGACATCCTCATCGCGACCGACGGCAGTGACGCTGCGACGACGGCCGCAACGGCAGGGATCGCGCTTGCCCGCACGCTCGGGGCGACCGTTCATGCCCTCTCGGTCGTCGAAGACGAAACCGACGAGACGCGTCGCAAACGCCGCCGAGAGCACGCGGAGACGGTCGCAAATCGCGCCATCGACGCCGGCTGCGAGGCCGACAGCGCCGTCCTGACAGGGCAGGCGGCGAGTGAAATCCGCGAGTACGCGGCGACCGCCGACGTCGACGTGATCGTCGTCGGCACTCACGGTCGCACTGGACTCCGTCAGGCGCTGCTTGGCAGCGTCGCCCTCGAGGTGATCCGGGACGCACGCCTGCCCGTTCTCACCGTCGGCAGCGATGCAACCTGGGACTGCGAAAAGAGCCCGATCGAGGATCTCTGTCTCGCCACCGACGGCGCGACAGGAGCGACTGCAGCGACGAGCCATGCGCTGTCGGTAGCCGACGCCTGTGACGCCCGCCTACACGCGCTGTACGCCGTTGACGTCGACCCCGACTCCCCGGAGTTACACGAGGCCTTCGAGAAACACGGTGAACGAACGACGGCGGAAGTAGCCGAACAAGCCCAAGAACGAGGTCTCGAAACGAGCCAACACGTCGAACACGGGCCGGCAACCGACGTTGTTCTCGAGTACACCGACGCCGAAACGGTCGATTTGCTGGTCATGGGGACCGAAAGCAAGTCCACGCTCGAGCGACTGGTCGTCGGCAGCGTCTCACAGCGAGTAGTGCCGAACGCGGACGTGCCCGTGTTGACGGTGCGGACGGTCGAATCGTCGTAG